A window of the Lactuca sativa cultivar Salinas chromosome 5, Lsat_Salinas_v11, whole genome shotgun sequence genome harbors these coding sequences:
- the LOC111877428 gene encoding polyadenylate-binding protein 2 isoform X2 produces MAAQVLQPQPVNGGAASGGNAQQFVPTSLYVGDLEMNVTDSQLFELFSQLGQVVSVRVCRDLSTRRSLGYGYVNYVNPQDAARAIEVLNFTPLNGKAVRIMYSHRDPSVRKSGSGNIFIKNLDKAIDQKALHDTFSTFGNILSCKIATDMTGQSKGYGFVQYDTEEAAQQAIEKLNGMLLNDKQVFVGPFLRKQERELAVDKSKFTNVFVKNLSESTTDDDLNKAFSEYGTITSAVVMRDAEGNSKCFGFVNFENAEDAAKAVDGLNGQKFDDKEWYVGKAQKKNEREQELKQRFEQTMKEAVDKSQGLNLYIKNLDDTISDESLKEFFTPFGTITSCKVMRDPNGTSKGSGFVAFSTSEEASRALTEMNGKMIASKPLYVALAQRKEDRRARLQAQFSQMRPIAMAPAPGGPRMPMYPPGGPGLGQQMFYGQAQPTFIPPQPGFGYQQQLVPGMRPGGGPMPNFFMPMVPPGQQGQRPGGRRGGMPGQQNQQQPVPLMQQQMVPRGRMYRYPPGRNVGEVPMGSIPYDIGNGMPLREAGMAQPIPIGALASALANASPTEQRTMLGESLYPLVEQVEGESAAKVTGMLLEMDQTEVLHLLESPEALKAKVAEAMDVLRNVGGHGQAGVGSPADQLAALSLNDGIVS; encoded by the exons ATGGCGGCGCAAGTTCTTCAACCTCAACCGGTGAACGGTGGTGCTGCATCTGGCGGCAACGCTCAGCAGTTTGTCCCAACGTCGTTGTATGTCGGTGATTTGGAGATGAACGTCACCGATTCGCAACTGTTTGAGCTGTTTAGCCAGCTAGGTCAGGTGGTTTCGGTTCGAGTTTGCAGGGATTTGTCTACTCGACGATCTCTTGGCTATGGCTATGTCAACTATGTGAACCCACAGGATG CTGCAAGGGCGATAGAGGTGCTGAACTTCACACCTCTCAATGGAAAGGCTGTTAGGATAATGTATTCCCATCGTGATCCCAGTGTACGCAAGAGTGGATCTGGGAATATAtttatcaag AATTTGGACAAGGCAATTGACCAAAAAGCACTTCATGACACCTTCTCTACATTTGGCAACATCCTTTCTTGCAAGATTGCTACTGACATGACTGGTCAATCAAAGGGCTATGGATTTGTGCAGTATGACACTGAGGAAGCTGCACAACAAGCCATTGAGAAGCTGAATGGCATGCTTCTGAATGACAAGCAAGTGTTTGTAGGCCCCTTCCTACGTAAGCAAGAAAGAGAATTGGCTGTTGACAAGAGCAAATTCACTAATGTCTTTGTTAAGAACCTGTCTGAATCAACAACAGATGATGACTTAAACAAAGCATTCAGTGAATACGGAACAATCACAAGTGCAGTTGTGATGAGGGATGCAGAAGGCAACTCCAAATGCTTTGGTTTTGTCAACTTTGAAAATGCTGAAGATGCTGCAAAAGCTGTAGATGGTCTTAATGGACAGAAGTTTGATGATAAAGAATGGTATGTTGGAAAAGCCCAGAAAAAGAATGAAAGAGAACAGGAACTGAAACAACGATTTGAACAGACAATGAAGGAAGCTGTTGACAAATCACAAGGGCTGAATCTTTATATCAAGAATCTTGATGATACCATTTCTGATGAAAGCCTCAAGGAGTTCTTTACTCCTTTTGGTACTATAACTTCTTGCAAG GTTATGCGTGATCCTAATGGAACTAGCAAAGGATCAGGCTTTGTTGCATTTTCCACTTCTGAGGAAGCTTCTAGAGCT CTGACTGAGATGAATGGGAAGATGATTGCTAGCAAGCCTCTTTATGTTGCACTTGCTCAACGCAAAGAAGACAGAAGGGCAAGATTGCAG GCACAGTTTTCACAGATGAGACCTATTGCAATGGCACCTGCTCCTGGTGGTCCCCGCATGCCAATGTACCCTCCTGGTGGTCCTGGTCTTGGTCAACAAATGTTTTATGGTCAAGCTCAGCCTACCTTCATTCCTCCCCAA CCTGGTTTTGGGTATCAACAGCAACTTGTTCCAGGGATGAGGCCAGGAGGGGGCCCAATGCCGAACTTCTTCATGCCAATGGTTCCGCCAGGTCAGCAAGGACAGCGTCCAGGTGGCAGGCGAGGTGGCATGCCCGGTCAACAGAATCAGCAACAGCCCGTCCCCCTCATGCAACAACAGATGGTCCCACGTGGACGGATGTACCGTTACCCACCTGGACGCAATGTCGGTGAAGTTCCAATGGGTTCCATTCCGTACGACATCGGAAACGGAATGCCACTTCGTGAGGCCGGAATGGCACAGCCGATTCCGATCGGTGCTTTGGCTTCTGCTCTTGCAAATGCTTCTCCAACGGAACAAAGAACT ATGTTGGGGGAGAGTTTGTACCCGTTGGTGGAACAGGTGGAGGGAGAGTCGGCTGCTAAGGTGACAGGGATGCTGCTGGAGATGGATCAGACGGAGGTGCTTCATCTGTTGGAGTCTCCGGAAGCTTTGAAGGCAAAGGTGGCTGAGGCTATGGATGTTTTGAGGAATGTGGGTGGTCATGGTCAGGCTGGAGTTGGAAGCCCTGCTGATCAGCTTGCTGCTTTGTCCTTGAATGACGGCATTGTTTCTTAA
- the LOC111877428 gene encoding polyadenylate-binding protein 2 isoform X1, translating to MAAQVLQPQPVNGGAASGGNAQQFVPTSLYVGDLEMNVTDSQLFELFSQLGQVVSVRVCRDLSTRRSLGYGYVNYVNPQDAARAIEVLNFTPLNGKAVRIMYSHRDPSVRKSGSGNIFIKNLDKAIDQKALHDTFSTFGNILSCKIATDMTGQSKGYGFVQYDTEEAAQQAIEKLNGMLLNDKQVFVGPFLRKQERELAVDKSKFTNVFVKNLSESTTDDDLNKAFSEYGTITSAVVMRDAEGNSKCFGFVNFENAEDAAKAVDGLNGQKFDDKEWYVGKAQKKNEREQELKQRFEQTMKEAVDKSQGLNLYIKNLDDTISDESLKEFFTPFGTITSCKVMRDPNGTSKGSGFVAFSTSEEASRALTEMNGKMIASKPLYVALAQRKEDRRARLQQAQFSQMRPIAMAPAPGGPRMPMYPPGGPGLGQQMFYGQAQPTFIPPQPGFGYQQQLVPGMRPGGGPMPNFFMPMVPPGQQGQRPGGRRGGMPGQQNQQQPVPLMQQQMVPRGRMYRYPPGRNVGEVPMGSIPYDIGNGMPLREAGMAQPIPIGALASALANASPTEQRTMLGESLYPLVEQVEGESAAKVTGMLLEMDQTEVLHLLESPEALKAKVAEAMDVLRNVGGHGQAGVGSPADQLAALSLNDGIVS from the exons ATGGCGGCGCAAGTTCTTCAACCTCAACCGGTGAACGGTGGTGCTGCATCTGGCGGCAACGCTCAGCAGTTTGTCCCAACGTCGTTGTATGTCGGTGATTTGGAGATGAACGTCACCGATTCGCAACTGTTTGAGCTGTTTAGCCAGCTAGGTCAGGTGGTTTCGGTTCGAGTTTGCAGGGATTTGTCTACTCGACGATCTCTTGGCTATGGCTATGTCAACTATGTGAACCCACAGGATG CTGCAAGGGCGATAGAGGTGCTGAACTTCACACCTCTCAATGGAAAGGCTGTTAGGATAATGTATTCCCATCGTGATCCCAGTGTACGCAAGAGTGGATCTGGGAATATAtttatcaag AATTTGGACAAGGCAATTGACCAAAAAGCACTTCATGACACCTTCTCTACATTTGGCAACATCCTTTCTTGCAAGATTGCTACTGACATGACTGGTCAATCAAAGGGCTATGGATTTGTGCAGTATGACACTGAGGAAGCTGCACAACAAGCCATTGAGAAGCTGAATGGCATGCTTCTGAATGACAAGCAAGTGTTTGTAGGCCCCTTCCTACGTAAGCAAGAAAGAGAATTGGCTGTTGACAAGAGCAAATTCACTAATGTCTTTGTTAAGAACCTGTCTGAATCAACAACAGATGATGACTTAAACAAAGCATTCAGTGAATACGGAACAATCACAAGTGCAGTTGTGATGAGGGATGCAGAAGGCAACTCCAAATGCTTTGGTTTTGTCAACTTTGAAAATGCTGAAGATGCTGCAAAAGCTGTAGATGGTCTTAATGGACAGAAGTTTGATGATAAAGAATGGTATGTTGGAAAAGCCCAGAAAAAGAATGAAAGAGAACAGGAACTGAAACAACGATTTGAACAGACAATGAAGGAAGCTGTTGACAAATCACAAGGGCTGAATCTTTATATCAAGAATCTTGATGATACCATTTCTGATGAAAGCCTCAAGGAGTTCTTTACTCCTTTTGGTACTATAACTTCTTGCAAG GTTATGCGTGATCCTAATGGAACTAGCAAAGGATCAGGCTTTGTTGCATTTTCCACTTCTGAGGAAGCTTCTAGAGCT CTGACTGAGATGAATGGGAAGATGATTGCTAGCAAGCCTCTTTATGTTGCACTTGCTCAACGCAAAGAAGACAGAAGGGCAAGATTGCAG CAGGCACAGTTTTCACAGATGAGACCTATTGCAATGGCACCTGCTCCTGGTGGTCCCCGCATGCCAATGTACCCTCCTGGTGGTCCTGGTCTTGGTCAACAAATGTTTTATGGTCAAGCTCAGCCTACCTTCATTCCTCCCCAA CCTGGTTTTGGGTATCAACAGCAACTTGTTCCAGGGATGAGGCCAGGAGGGGGCCCAATGCCGAACTTCTTCATGCCAATGGTTCCGCCAGGTCAGCAAGGACAGCGTCCAGGTGGCAGGCGAGGTGGCATGCCCGGTCAACAGAATCAGCAACAGCCCGTCCCCCTCATGCAACAACAGATGGTCCCACGTGGACGGATGTACCGTTACCCACCTGGACGCAATGTCGGTGAAGTTCCAATGGGTTCCATTCCGTACGACATCGGAAACGGAATGCCACTTCGTGAGGCCGGAATGGCACAGCCGATTCCGATCGGTGCTTTGGCTTCTGCTCTTGCAAATGCTTCTCCAACGGAACAAAGAACT ATGTTGGGGGAGAGTTTGTACCCGTTGGTGGAACAGGTGGAGGGAGAGTCGGCTGCTAAGGTGACAGGGATGCTGCTGGAGATGGATCAGACGGAGGTGCTTCATCTGTTGGAGTCTCCGGAAGCTTTGAAGGCAAAGGTGGCTGAGGCTATGGATGTTTTGAGGAATGTGGGTGGTCATGGTCAGGCTGGAGTTGGAAGCCCTGCTGATCAGCTTGCTGCTTTGTCCTTGAATGACGGCATTGTTTCTTAA